In a genomic window of Spirosoma agri:
- a CDS encoding TonB-dependent receptor — MSVDPSTLRAQQTTGGSVEGTILLIDGSAGAFATVRVNGTKKGTTADGTGHFTLTGLTPGQHELHISMMGYEPTRQIVQVENGKATPFIARLTAANNQLNAVVVTGQYEPQSLKKSVYNVRVINSERIRLRGAVNVIGVLNNELGFRFSSDLTLGTTDVQLMGMSGRNVKILLDGLPMVDRGDTRESLNQIDVNSIERIEIVEGPMSVSYGSDALAGVINIITKKPGAERLGVSARIQEETVNKDYNLLTSQGLHLQNVGVTWQNKGWNVSAGVTNNTFGGWQGQATGRVNDWLPKDQLFGHGKVGYRTDRVNLYYRLDALKESLLSQGAENVNTQQARDQKYITTRYVHQLQGDWKLSGRLQLNGQASYTDYQRRTQTTLLDIPTGRRTLTLGEGEQDVSTFTSQTYRATASYKVSSAVSLQPGVDINLDGSSGARILGSPTINDYAFFVSSTINPTARISIRPGLRFIKNSVYDAPPAIPSLNTKIALTNTLDLRLAYARGFRSPALRELYFNFFDASHSIRGNPNLKAETSNSLNGSLAWQASPTFKSTLGAFYNVFNNLISYGIDPADPRISMTINVDKFKTTGFTLENVFAWKNLQATVGVSYIGRYNNLLTQTDTVRYAEGKLSPFMWSPEVNTNLTYTLRKLDTKLSLFYKYSGKRPSYLATVTADNQVSATLTEIAAFHWADLTITKPIAKYLTLTTGVKNLLNITRLANTSTDTGSAHSTGGAAPVSYGRSYFLGLSFQWYKN, encoded by the coding sequence ATGTCAGTTGATCCGTCAACGCTACGGGCGCAGCAAACGACGGGTGGTAGTGTTGAGGGGACAATTTTACTCATCGATGGATCGGCAGGTGCTTTTGCAACGGTGCGGGTCAACGGAACGAAGAAAGGGACAACCGCCGATGGAACAGGCCATTTTACCCTAACCGGCCTGACACCGGGCCAGCACGAACTACACATTTCGATGATGGGCTACGAACCAACACGGCAGATCGTTCAGGTCGAAAATGGGAAGGCTACTCCATTTATAGCCCGGCTAACAGCAGCAAACAATCAACTCAATGCAGTTGTCGTAACGGGTCAGTACGAACCGCAATCACTCAAAAAATCGGTCTACAACGTGCGGGTCATCAATAGCGAACGCATCCGACTACGGGGGGCAGTGAACGTAATCGGTGTACTGAACAATGAGTTGGGCTTTCGCTTTTCCAGCGACCTTACGCTGGGCACTACCGATGTTCAGTTGATGGGTATGTCGGGGCGAAACGTAAAAATCCTGTTAGATGGGTTACCGATGGTTGACCGGGGGGATACGCGGGAAAGCCTGAACCAGATCGACGTCAACAGCATCGAACGCATCGAGATTGTCGAAGGTCCTATGTCGGTTTCCTACGGGTCGGATGCGCTGGCGGGGGTCATCAACATCATCACCAAAAAGCCGGGTGCCGAACGACTTGGTGTCAGTGCCCGGATTCAGGAAGAAACCGTTAACAAAGACTACAACCTGTTGACCAGTCAGGGACTTCACCTCCAGAATGTGGGCGTTACCTGGCAGAACAAAGGCTGGAACGTATCGGCAGGCGTAACGAACAATACCTTCGGGGGCTGGCAGGGACAGGCTACGGGCCGCGTGAACGACTGGCTACCTAAAGATCAGTTGTTTGGCCACGGCAAAGTTGGCTACCGTACCGACAGGGTAAACCTATACTACCGGCTGGATGCGTTGAAAGAAAGTCTGCTGAGTCAGGGAGCCGAAAACGTGAATACGCAACAGGCGCGTGACCAGAAATACATAACCACCCGCTATGTCCACCAGCTACAGGGCGACTGGAAACTGAGCGGGCGATTGCAGCTCAACGGGCAAGCGTCCTACACCGATTACCAGCGCCGTACGCAAACCACTCTGCTGGACATACCCACCGGACGGCGTACCCTCACATTGGGCGAGGGGGAGCAGGATGTATCGACATTCACCAGTCAGACGTACCGGGCCACAGCTTCGTACAAAGTATCGTCGGCGGTTTCGTTACAGCCCGGCGTCGACATTAATCTGGACGGTTCTTCGGGCGCACGTATTCTGGGTTCGCCCACGATCAATGACTACGCGTTTTTCGTCTCGTCAACGATCAATCCAACAGCCCGTATCAGCATTCGTCCGGGCCTGCGCTTCATCAAAAACTCAGTCTACGATGCACCACCGGCCATTCCTTCCCTGAACACCAAGATTGCCCTTACCAATACCCTGGATCTGCGCCTGGCGTACGCCCGTGGCTTTCGCTCACCGGCACTGCGCGAACTGTATTTCAATTTCTTCGATGCCAGCCACTCGATTCGTGGCAATCCAAACCTGAAAGCCGAAACCTCCAACAGCCTGAACGGCTCACTAGCCTGGCAGGCAAGCCCAACGTTCAAATCCACGCTTGGGGCTTTCTACAACGTCTTCAACAACCTCATCAGTTACGGCATCGATCCAGCTGACCCGCGCATTTCGATGACCATCAACGTCGATAAATTCAAAACCACGGGTTTCACGCTGGAAAACGTCTTCGCCTGGAAAAACCTTCAGGCTACCGTCGGCGTCTCGTACATCGGTCGCTACAATAATCTGCTAACCCAGACCGATACGGTTCGCTATGCAGAGGGCAAGTTATCACCCTTTATGTGGTCGCCGGAAGTCAATACGAACCTCACGTACACGCTCAGAAAGCTCGATACCAAGCTAAGCCTTTTTTACAAATACTCGGGAAAACGCCCAAGCTACCTGGCAACGGTAACGGCAGACAATCAGGTATCGGCTACGCTGACCGAGATCGCAGCGTTTCACTGGGCCGACCTGACCATCACGAAACCAATTGCAAAATACCTGACGCTGACCACGGGCGTAAAAAATCTGCTCAACATCACCCGCCTGGCGAATACGTCAACCGATACGGGTAGTGCCCACAGTACGGGCGGAGCAGCCCCCGTCAGCTACGGTCGCTCCTACTTCCTTGGCCTAAGTTTCCAATGGTATAAAAACTGA
- a CDS encoding sugar phosphate isomerase/epimerase family protein, with protein sequence MKHLVKFLFGWGIVALCVVSATAQKNPEDKAGWKLGAQAYSFRLFPFVDALRKIDSCGLKYVEAYPGQTIGGGMEGKMDFQMDASSRQAVKKLIKDKGLTVVAYGVVSPKTDEEWKALFEFAKDMGILNINSEPTPAQMPLVRKLADQYKINVALHNHPKPSRYWHPDTVLAAIGGSKYVGSCSDIGHWVRSGLDPVECLKKLNGHVLGMHFKDVKRDTPDGKYHDVVWGTGDSQVEAVIAELKRQRFKGPISAEYEYHWENNGPEIAESVRNFRAIYNRVKVQ encoded by the coding sequence ATGAAACATTTAGTAAAATTCCTGTTTGGTTGGGGCATCGTTGCTCTATGTGTCGTTTCGGCGACAGCCCAGAAAAATCCGGAAGATAAAGCGGGCTGGAAGCTGGGTGCTCAAGCCTATTCGTTTCGACTGTTCCCTTTTGTAGACGCGCTGCGAAAAATCGATAGTTGCGGACTGAAATACGTTGAAGCGTATCCGGGCCAGACAATCGGTGGCGGTATGGAGGGAAAGATGGATTTTCAGATGGATGCCTCCAGTCGCCAGGCCGTTAAAAAACTGATCAAGGACAAGGGCCTGACGGTCGTTGCATATGGCGTAGTCAGCCCAAAAACGGACGAGGAATGGAAAGCCTTGTTTGAGTTTGCCAAAGACATGGGCATTCTGAATATCAACTCCGAACCCACACCAGCGCAAATGCCGCTGGTCCGTAAACTGGCTGATCAGTACAAGATTAACGTTGCCCTGCATAACCATCCCAAGCCCTCGCGCTACTGGCATCCGGATACCGTTCTGGCGGCTATTGGCGGGAGTAAATACGTTGGCTCCTGCTCCGACATCGGGCACTGGGTACGTTCAGGACTTGATCCGGTCGAATGCCTGAAAAAACTGAATGGCCACGTGTTGGGGATGCACTTCAAAGATGTGAAGCGCGACACGCCCGATGGCAAATACCACGATGTGGTTTGGGGAACGGGGGACAGTCAAGTAGAAGCCGTTATTGCTGAACTGAAACGTCAGCGTTTCAAAGGGCCAATCTCGGCGGAGTATGAATACCATTGGGAAAATAACGGACCCGAAATTGCGGAGAGCGTCAGGAACTTCCGGGCTATTTATAATCGGGTGAAGGTGCAGTGA
- the trpF gene encoding phosphoribosylanthranilate isomerase: MALTTLVKISNVTNLSDARYCAGMGVDMLGFSMDPESPDYVEPKKFLEIKSWVAGVQIVGETTATDPELIEQLLETYQPEFLQVDEAALLPYLSTFGGSQGELRLILRVDLSQLTLDQLSTLLHTGAAGAEYVLLESKGPIHLDADLKAALLKLSGKYPVLLGTGVSAENVHELLAELPVRGIALSGGDEERPGNKEFGELMDILEAIEEE, translated from the coding sequence ATGGCTCTCACAACACTTGTTAAAATATCCAACGTTACGAACCTTAGTGATGCCCGGTATTGCGCCGGCATGGGCGTCGACATGCTCGGCTTTTCGATGGATCCCGAATCGCCGGACTATGTTGAGCCGAAGAAATTTCTGGAAATAAAATCGTGGGTGGCTGGGGTACAGATTGTCGGAGAAACCACCGCCACCGATCCGGAACTGATCGAACAACTGCTCGAAACCTACCAGCCTGAATTCTTACAGGTAGACGAAGCGGCTCTGTTGCCTTACCTGAGCACCTTTGGCGGTTCACAGGGTGAGCTGCGGCTTATTTTACGCGTTGACCTGTCGCAGTTGACGCTCGATCAACTCAGCACGTTATTACACACGGGTGCCGCCGGGGCCGAATACGTTTTACTGGAGAGCAAAGGCCCGATCCATCTGGATGCTGATCTGAAGGCGGCTCTTCTTAAATTATCCGGTAAATACCCCGTTTTGCTTGGAACAGGCGTGTCCGCCGAAAACGTCCACGAGTTATTAGCTGAATTACCCGTTCGGGGTATTGCGCTCAGTGGCGGTGATGAAGAACGTCCGGGCAACAAGGAGTTCGGCGAGTTAATGGATATTCTGGAAGCTATCGAGGAAGAGTAA
- a CDS encoding PspC domain-containing protein: protein MNKRLERISDQAQIGGVCAGIADYFGIDRAVVRLVFVLGIFIPHFPALIIYCILWVALPERRFGGSLSQSTIYANPVFSMSPYNPNQPASPDRSVIGGAVLILLGVLFLLDRYFDIDFGDLWPFVLIAIGLWLIFRDRIKTPYDPNNNNTNNPL from the coding sequence ATGAACAAGCGATTAGAACGAATTTCAGACCAGGCCCAGATAGGGGGCGTATGTGCTGGTATAGCCGATTATTTTGGCATCGATCGTGCCGTAGTCCGGCTCGTTTTTGTACTTGGAATTTTTATTCCGCACTTCCCCGCGCTGATCATTTACTGTATCTTGTGGGTCGCGCTGCCAGAGCGCCGATTCGGCGGATCATTGTCTCAATCAACCATCTATGCAAACCCCGTTTTTTCTATGAGTCCTTACAATCCCAACCAACCCGCATCACCCGACCGTAGCGTTATCGGCGGGGCCGTTCTGATTCTACTCGGCGTTCTGTTCCTGCTGGATCGCTATTTCGATATTGATTTTGGCGATCTGTGGCCGTTCGTACTCATCGCCATCGGGTTGTGGCTTATTTTCCGGGATCGCATCAAGACGCCTTACGACCCCAATAACAACAACACGAACAACCCTTTATAA
- a CDS encoding LiaI-LiaF-like domain-containing protein, with translation MQRRNGLFWGIFLLTFGVLFLARRAGWLDVDWHSLVNLWPVLLILAGINLILERRGNPAAFVTTIILAVAVPTTLFGFFAHDRDRDGFGIHWNNHDEDDNDDENNEDDNNDDNGNDDDTDNEDAYRSERENRRSDKIQTNTFTESMTDDTREAVLKLAGGAGRFIISEPTSELIKADTKQNIGSYSMSVDRDETTHVPTIELKPKEENHNFDLKDGKFENRVDIHLNEKPVWSMDIALGAGQGDLDLSAYAVKSLKLAVGAADLDLKLGAKAGMSDVKLDVGAASMTVHVPKEVGCRIKKDGALNVERLEEFTDVGGGEFVSPGYDAAKKKMTIRFDGGISSFKVVRY, from the coding sequence ATGCAACGAAGAAACGGATTATTCTGGGGCATTTTTCTGCTCACATTTGGTGTGCTGTTTCTGGCCCGCCGAGCCGGATGGCTAGATGTGGATTGGCATTCGCTGGTGAATTTGTGGCCGGTACTCCTGATTCTGGCGGGCATTAACCTGATTCTCGAACGGCGTGGTAATCCGGCTGCCTTTGTCACAACGATCATACTGGCCGTGGCTGTACCGACCACATTGTTCGGATTCTTCGCCCACGATCGCGACCGGGATGGATTTGGCATCCATTGGAACAATCATGACGAGGATGACAATGACGATGAAAACAATGAGGATGACAATAATGACGATAACGGTAACGACGACGACACGGATAATGAAGATGCGTATCGGTCCGAACGGGAAAATCGTCGATCGGATAAAATACAGACGAATACGTTTACGGAGTCGATGACCGACGATACCCGCGAGGCTGTGCTCAAACTGGCGGGTGGTGCTGGCCGGTTCATCATCAGTGAGCCGACGTCAGAACTGATCAAGGCTGATACCAAACAGAACATTGGTAGTTACTCGATGTCAGTCGACCGCGACGAAACGACGCACGTGCCGACGATCGAATTAAAGCCCAAGGAGGAAAACCACAATTTTGATCTGAAAGACGGTAAGTTTGAAAACCGTGTGGACATCCACCTCAACGAAAAACCAGTTTGGTCGATGGATATTGCTCTCGGTGCCGGTCAGGGCGATCTGGATTTGAGCGCTTATGCTGTGAAGAGTTTGAAACTCGCTGTAGGAGCCGCTGATCTTGACCTTAAACTAGGCGCAAAGGCGGGTATGTCAGACGTGAAACTGGATGTGGGTGCCGCTTCGATGACCGTCCATGTTCCGAAAGAAGTAGGCTGCCGCATTAAGAAAGACGGCGCTCTGAACGTAGAACGGCTGGAGGAATTTACGGATGTTGGCGGTGGTGAATTTGTAAGCCCCGGTTACGATGCAGCCAAAAAGAAAATGACGATTCGTTTCGACGGGGGTATCTCCAGCTTCAAAGTAGTTCGGTACTAA